In a single window of the Roseiconus lacunae genome:
- a CDS encoding carboxymuconolactone decarboxylase family protein has product MRANYFRWIPSEIQLLSSLEAEMESYSFGESLLELIKLRVSQMNGCAFCVSLHTQQLRIFGESNERIDLISVWEEASCYTDRERAALRWAEALTRLPDGSGVSDELYETTVTEFGEEAISQLSLAVAMINTWNRLAVPFRTDHKHIPSLLKHPVRPTC; this is encoded by the coding sequence ATGCGAGCGAATTACTTTCGATGGATCCCCAGTGAAATTCAACTGCTTTCGAGTCTCGAAGCCGAAATGGAATCGTACTCGTTTGGTGAGTCACTGCTTGAATTGATCAAACTGCGAGTTTCGCAAATGAACGGTTGCGCGTTCTGTGTAAGCCTCCACACTCAGCAACTTCGGATCTTCGGAGAGTCGAACGAGCGGATCGATTTGATCAGCGTTTGGGAGGAAGCGTCTTGCTATACCGATCGAGAACGCGCGGCGCTCCGCTGGGCCGAAGCACTGACTCGGCTACCCGATGGATCCGGCGTGAGCGACGAGCTTTACGAAACAACGGTCACGGAGTTTGGCGAAGAAGCAATCAGCCAACTCAGTCTTGCGGTTGCGATGATCAACACCTGGAATCGCTTGGCGGTGCCCTTTCGGACCGATCACAAACACATCCCGTCTTTATTAAAGCATCCCGTCCGGCCAACTTGCTAA
- a CDS encoding cupin domain-containing protein, protein MIKTLQLALSACLLSIATVPFGDGPQVHGQDAPLVTAKPDEVASPPKSARTKMPVVKVLRSDPVSCESNGKSMSASLIEVTFAPLAFSPPHRHPGEVAGYVLEGTLEFKIEGKTQQVLRAGDTFFEPAMILHEVARNPDPEKRCRILVTMIHPRDAQQLTIPERELTNSGEVDDRGAIAKAAAPTVPPQSPPETCTINLGDSSNRSEFDESLPTIGVLLFDSVLMTEVTAPIDVFSKPDEQGSRQFNVVTVAKSYQPIAMESGLRVLPDYSFEDCPELDVLVVSSSYDMETIVASSDIVEFVRSKGKNTKFTMSNCAGAHLIGASGLANGRKIVTYIGGGELLQTHYPELRVQDDSRVSFVIDGKMVSSNGNLASYISALELLETMTGKGHREFVESQLYLERLKNYER, encoded by the coding sequence ATGATCAAGACACTTCAACTTGCGCTGTCCGCTTGCCTGCTTTCGATCGCCACCGTTCCATTCGGTGATGGCCCACAGGTTCATGGCCAAGACGCACCGCTAGTCACGGCGAAACCGGATGAAGTTGCAAGCCCACCGAAATCTGCTCGGACAAAGATGCCGGTCGTCAAAGTCCTTCGATCGGATCCCGTGTCGTGCGAATCGAACGGGAAATCCATGTCGGCGTCACTGATCGAAGTCACCTTCGCACCGTTGGCTTTCTCTCCACCACATCGCCATCCCGGCGAAGTCGCCGGGTACGTCCTGGAAGGAACGCTTGAGTTCAAAATTGAAGGGAAGACGCAACAAGTCTTGCGTGCCGGCGACACCTTCTTTGAACCAGCGATGATCTTGCACGAGGTTGCTCGGAATCCGGATCCTGAAAAGAGATGTCGGATTTTGGTGACGATGATTCATCCTCGAGATGCCCAGCAGTTGACCATTCCCGAACGGGAACTCACTAACTCGGGTGAAGTGGATGATCGTGGGGCAATCGCCAAAGCCGCCGCCCCGACGGTTCCGCCCCAATCGCCGCCGGAAACCTGCACGATCAATCTTGGCGACAGTTCGAATCGATCTGAGTTCGACGAGAGCTTGCCAACGATTGGCGTCCTGCTCTTTGATTCTGTCTTGATGACCGAAGTCACCGCACCGATCGACGTGTTTTCAAAGCCGGACGAACAGGGGAGTCGGCAATTCAATGTGGTGACTGTTGCGAAATCGTATCAGCCGATCGCGATGGAAAGTGGGCTGCGTGTGCTTCCCGATTATTCGTTCGAAGATTGTCCAGAACTCGATGTGCTTGTCGTGTCCAGTTCCTACGACATGGAAACGATTGTTGCATCATCCGACATCGTCGAATTTGTGAGAAGCAAAGGAAAGAACACGAAGTTTACGATGAGTAATTGTGCCGGTGCCCACTTGATCGGCGCGTCGGGACTCGCCAACGGTCGAAAAATTGTCACGTACATCGGCGGTGGCGAATTGCTTCAAACGCACTACCCCGAACTTCGAGTCCAAGACGACAGCCGGGTGAGTTTCGTGATTGATGGAAAAATGGTTTCCTCCAACGGTAATCTCGCGAGCTACATCTCGGCGCTGGAGCTATTGGAAACGATGACCGGCAAGGGTCACCGTGAGTTTGTCGAATCGCAATTGTATCTGGAGCGATTAAAAAATTACGAACGCTGA
- a CDS encoding MOSC domain-containing protein, with protein MNSPIILGALESIQVGRTRQYDGNSDAGKPWSSAIAKQAISGPVEVTETKLVGDEQADLKHHGGIDKAVLAYAAAHYPLWQQEYPDRPLGPGSFGENLTLSQANEESVCIGDVIEIGDCQLQISQPRQPCWKLDRRWKIPKLAMIVQQNGRTGWYYRVIRTGSIEAGLPVTLIERPFPDLTVAWASRVMYAKPRSTEDDLRLAECEALSESWKTTLFRRAKKGREPDSSARLDGPS; from the coding sequence TTGAACAGCCCTATCATCCTCGGTGCGCTCGAGTCCATTCAGGTTGGCCGGACGCGGCAGTACGACGGGAACAGCGATGCCGGGAAGCCTTGGTCATCGGCGATCGCCAAACAGGCCATCAGCGGACCGGTCGAAGTCACCGAAACCAAGCTTGTCGGTGATGAGCAAGCCGACTTGAAACATCACGGCGGCATTGACAAGGCGGTGCTGGCATACGCAGCCGCGCATTATCCGCTTTGGCAACAGGAGTACCCCGATCGACCGCTCGGGCCGGGGAGTTTTGGTGAGAACCTGACGCTTTCACAAGCGAACGAAGAATCGGTGTGCATCGGCGACGTGATTGAGATCGGGGACTGCCAATTGCAAATCTCGCAGCCTCGACAGCCGTGCTGGAAATTGGACCGTCGTTGGAAGATTCCGAAGCTGGCGATGATTGTCCAGCAAAACGGACGCACCGGTTGGTACTACCGCGTCATCCGCACCGGATCGATCGAAGCCGGATTGCCGGTGACATTGATCGAGCGGCCCTTCCCCGACTTGACCGTCGCTTGGGCGAGCCGTGTGATGTACGCCAAACCCCGGTCCACCGAAGACGATTTGCGACTGGCTGAGTGCGAAGCTTTGTCAGAATCGTGGAAAACAACGCTCTTTAGGCGAGCCAAAAAAGGTCGTGAGCCCGACTCGTCGGCTCGACTTGACGGTCCAAGCTAA